ACGCTGTCGTCGAGCGACGCGAGCGTCCGCGTGACCCCCGAGGTCGTCGGCTACGTCGTCGGCCCCGGCGGCGTCACGGTCCCGCCGCCCACGTCGACACGGACCCCCACGCCCACCGTCACGCCGACGCCCACCCCGACGCCGACGCCGACCCCCACCCCGACGCCGACCGCGACGTCGACCCCGAAGCCGACGGCGGCGCCCACGGCCACCGCGACTCCCCAGCCGCAGACGACGGCCGCACCGGGCAGCGTCAAGCCGGGCGCGTCCAACACGGGGGTGCCCGCTGGGACGAGGCTCACCGTGCACGAGGGCGACCTCACCGTCACCACCCCCGGTGCGGTGGTCGACTCGCTCGACATCCGCGGGTTCGTCAAGATCGCGGCGCCCAACGTCACGATCAAGAACTCGATCATCCGCGGCTACGCGACGACCATCCAGCGCGCGCTCGTCACCAACAACACCAGCGGCGCGAGCGTGCTGATCCAGGACAGCGAGCTGTACGCGCAGTCGCCGTCGGCCCACATCGACGGCGTCCGCGGGTCCAACATCACCGTGCGCCGCAGCAACATCCACGACGTCATCGACGTGTTCCACCTCACCGGCGGCAACGTCACGATCGAGTCGTCGTGGCTGCACGACAACCTGCACTACGAGAAGGACCCGCTGCAGAACAACACCCCGAGCCACGACGACACCGTGCAGATCCAGACCGGGTCGAACATCACGATCGTCGGCAACACCATCGAGGACGCGAACAACAGCGGCATCCAGTTCACGCAGGACCAGGGTGTCGTCTCGAACGTCACGATCTCGAAGAACTGGGCCGGCGGCGGCGGGTGCACCATCAACTTCGCCGAGAAGGGCAAGGGCCCGTTCCAGGGCGTCGTCATCACGGACAACGTCTTCAGCCGCGACCAGCGCGTCGCGAACTGCGCGATCATCGCGCCCTCGACGACGAGCAAGGTGCTGACCGTCGCCCGCAACACCTGGACCGACGGCAGCGCGGTGAGCGTCTCGCGCGGCGACTGACCCGCTCGCACGGCCGAGGACGGCACCCCCACGGGAGTGCCGTCCTCGTCGCGCCGGGCCTCGGGTGCCGTCAGGCCTTCGTGTGGAAGCGCAGCTGGGCCTTCTCCAGGCCCTCGACGACGACGGCCTCGACCGCGTCCGCGGCGGCGTCGAGCAGCCACGGCAGGTCCTTGAGCTCGGGCTTCGCGAAGTCCCGCAGGACGAAGTCGGCCGGGTCCATCCGGCCCGGCGGCCGGCCCACGCCGACGCGCACCCGCACGTAGTCCTTGGTGCCCAGCGCCTTCGACGTGTCGCGGAGCCCGTTGTGGCCGCCCTCGCCTCCCCCGCGCTTGAGCCGCACGTCGGCGAACGGGATGTCGAGCTCGTCGTGCACCACGACGACCCGCTCCGCGGGCACGTCGTAGTACTTCGCGAGCGCCGCCACCGGTCCGCCGGACACGTTCATGTACGTCGTCGGCTTCGCGAGGATGACGCGCGGGCCGGGCACACCGCCGGGCAGCGTCCCGAGCCGCGCCTCGGCGACCGCGGCCTGCGGGCGGCGCGACAGCACCCCGCCGCCCTTCCCGCCGAACGACGCACCGGTGCGGCGCGCGAGCTCGTCGAGCACCATCTGGCCCACGTTGTGGCGGTTGCCCGCGTACTGCGGCCCCGGGTTGCCGAGGCCCACGACGAGCCACGGTCCGTCGGTCATGAACGCTCCCTGCGTCGAGGTCGGACGAACGACGACGCCCGGCACCGCAGGAACGGTACCGGGCGTCGCGGGTGGTGCTGGAGGATCAGCCCTCGGCCGGGGCGTCCGCGGCGGAGGCGGCCGACTGCTCGGCGGCGAGCTCGGCAGCGGCCTCGTCGGCCGCGAGGTCGTCCGCCGACACCTGCGGCAGGCTGACCGTCAGGACGATCACCTCGGCGTCCGTCACGAGCGTCGCGCCCTTCGGCAGCGCGAGGTCGCCGGCGTGCACGATGGCACCGGCCTCGAGACCCGCGATGTCGACCTCGACGTTCTGCGGCAGGTGCGTCGCCTCGGCCTCGAGGGACACGGCCTGCGTCTCGACGACGTGGATCGTGCCGGGGGCGGACTCGCCGACGACGTGCACGGGCACCTCGACGGCGACCTTCTCGCCCTTCTTCACGATGAGCAGGTCGACGTGCTCGATGACGTTGCGGACCGGCTCGACCTGGACGTCCTTGGCCAGCGCGAGCGTGGTCTTGCCGTCGAGCCTCGATCTCGAAGAGGGCGTTCGCGTGCTTGACCGCGAGCATCGTCTCGTGGCCCGGGAGGGACACGTGGACCGGGTCCGAGCCGTGCCCGTACAGGACGGCGGGGATCTGGTGGGCACGGCGCAGGCGGCGCGCGGCGCCCTTGCCGAACTCGGTGCGGGCGGTGGCGACGAGCTTGACCTCGGACACGGTGACTCCCAGGAGCAGGCGTCCGCGACCGGGCGCGGACGGGATGACGGTGATGGCGGTGCCACCGCCGGGGCGGCGGCACGTGAACAACGGCGTGGGTGGTGGCCTCGACGCGGGGCGCAGGACGGGCACGCGGAGGCGTGCGCCCAGTCGATCACGGAGCTGGTGCGGCCGTGCGACCCGGGCGGTGGACCTGCACCGCACCTGGGCCACGTCGTACGACCGTCCGACGTCCCTCGCCGAGGCAACCTGACGATCTTACCCGCTGGCGGCACCCATCCCCAACTCCCGCAAGGTCCCGGGTGAGGACGAGCGGCGTGTGCCACACCCCCGCGCAGGGCGCCGGGCACGACGACGGCCCCGGACCTGCACGAGGCGGGTCCGGGGCCGTCCGTGCAGGTCAGGCGTTGCCGTCGAAGAGCGACGTCACCGAGCCGTCGTCGAAGACCTCGCGGATCGCCCGCGCGATCAGCGGCGCGATCGACAGCACCGTGAGCTTCTCGAACCGGGTCTCGTCCTCGATCGGCAGCGTGTCCGTGACGATCACCTCACGCGCGCCGCTCTCCTGGAGGCGCTCGGCCGCCGGGTGGGACAGCACACCGTGCGTCGCGGCGACGATGACGTCCTTCGCGCCGGCGTCGAGCAGCACGCGCGCCGCGCCCGCGATCGTGCCGCCGGTGTCGATGAGGTCGTCGACGAGCACGCACGAGCGGCCCTCGACCTCGCCGACGACGCGGTTCGCGACCGTCTTGTTCGGGCTGCGGATGTCCCGCGTCTTGTGCACGAACGCGAGCGGGGCACCGCCGAGCTTCGCCGCCCACTGCTCGGCCACACGGATGCGGCCGGCGTCGGGCGAGACCACCGTCACGTTCGACGTGTCGACGCGCGTGCGGACGTAGTCGATGAGCGTCGGCATCGCCCACAGGTGGTCGACCGGGCCGTCGAAGAAGCCCTGGATCTGCGCGGTGTGCAGGTCCACGCTCATCAGGCGGTCGGCGCCGGCCGTCTTGAACAGGTCGGCCAGCAGCCGGGCCGAGATCGGCTCGCGGCCGCGGTGCTTCTTGTCCTGACGGGCGTAGCCGTAGAACGGCGCGACGACGGTGATCGTCTTCGCGGACGCCCGCTTGAGGGCGTCGACCATGAGCAGCTGCTCCATGATCCACTGGTTGATCGGCCGCGCGTGCGACTGCAGGACGAAGGCGTCCGAGCCGCGCACCGACTCGCCGAACCGGGTGTAGATCTCGCCGTTCGCGAAGTCGTACGCCGTGGTCGGCACGAGCTCGATGCCGAGGTGCTCCGCGACGTCGGACGCGAGCTCGGTGTGCGCGCGTCCGGAGACGAGCACCAGGCGCTTCTCGCCGTCGTTCGAGACGATGCCGGTCATCGCGCCGACTCCTCCGTGGTCGGGCCTGCCGGGTCGGCGAGCGGGGTGGGCTGGTCGGGCAGGTCCGGCGGCGGGGTCCGGCGAGGGCCGCTCGCGGCCTGGGCGGCGCGCTCGCGCTCGGCGCGCGCCTGCGGCGACAGCTCGTCGGCCGCGCCACCACCCGCGCGGGCGGCGGCGTCGGCGGCAGCGGTGCCGGCCCGGGCCCGCGCGACCCAGCCCTCGATGTTGCGCTGCGCGCCGGCCGAGACGCCCAGGGCGCCCGGCGGGACGTCGCGCCGGATGACGCTGCCCGCCCCCGTGTACGCGCCGTCGCCGATCGTGACCGGCGCGACGAACATGTTGTCCGCGCCCGTGCGGGCGTGCGAGCCGATCGTCGTGTGGTGCTTGTTGACGCCGTCGTAGTTGACGGTCACCGACGCGGCGCCGATATTCGTGTGCTCGCCGATCGTCGCGTCGCCCACGTAGGACAGGTGCGGGACCTTCGAGCCGGTGCCGATCTGCGCGTTCTTGGTCTCGACGAACGTGCCGATCTTCCCGTCGGTGCCGAGCACCGTCCCGGGGCGCAGGTAGGCGAACGGGCCGACGCTCGCGCCCTCGCCGATCACCGCGAGCTCGCCGTGCGTGCGGCTCACCGTGGCGCGCGGGCCGACCTCCACGCTCGTGAGCGTCGTGTCCGGGCCGACCGTCGCGCCCTCGCGGACGACCGTCGCGCCGTGGAGCTGCGTGCCGGGCAGAAGGGTCACGTCGCGCTCGAGCTCGACGTCGACGTCGACCCACGTCGTCGCCGGGTCCACGACCGTGACGCCGTCGCGCATCCAGTCCTCGAGGATCCGGCGGTTGAGCTCCGCCCGCAGCCGTGCGAGCTGGACGCGGTCGTTCACGCCCTCGACGACCACCGGGTCGTCGGTGCGCAGCGCCCGCACGTGGCCGCCGGCCTCGCGCGCGATCGCCAGCACGTCCGTCAGGTAGACCTCACCCTGCGCGTTGTCGCGGCCGAGGCGGCCGAGCGCGCCGCGCAGCACCGCGGCGTCGAACACGTAGATCGACGAGTTGATCTCGGTGATCGCGCGCTGCTCGTCGTCGGCGTCCTTCTGCTCGACGATGCCGAGCACGTCGCCCGTGCCGGGCTCGCGCAGGATGCGGCCGTAGCCCGTGGGGTCGTCGACCTCGGTCGTGAGGACCGTCACCGCGTTGCCGTCGGCGTGGTGCGCTGCGAGCAGCTCACCGAGCGTGCCCGCGTCGAGCAGCGGGACGTCGCCCGCGACCACGACGACCGCACCGTCGAGCAGCACGCCCGCGGCCGAGCCGGGCACGCCCACGCCGTGGCCGGACGCACCGGCCGCCTGCGCCTGCGCGGCCGCGTCGAGCGCGGTCATCGCGACCTGGACGGCACGGCCGGTGCCGGGGATGTCGTCCTGGTCGGCGAGCAGCGCCTGCGGGTCGACCTCGGCGACGTGCGCCGCGACGGCCTCACGGCCGTGCCGGACGACGACGACGACGCGGCCCGGGTCGAGCGCGCGCGCCGTGGCGAGCGCGTGACCGAGCATGCTCCGGCCGGCGAGGGTGTGCAGGACCTTGGGGGTTGCCGAGCGCATCCGCGTTCCCTCACCAGCGGCGAGGACGACGACGGCAGCCGGGCGGGGGAACGTCACCTGAGGGTGCTCCTCGCGGGTCTGCCCGGAGCACTCCGGGCGGCGGGACCGTGGGCACCTGCACTCTACCGCCGACCCCAGGGCCCTCCCGACGGGTGGCCCGAGCGGCTCCGCCCCCAGGATTCGAACCTGGACCGCGAGGCTCCAAAGGCCTGCGTGCTGCCGTTACACCAGGGCGGACCGGCGCCGTGCCGTCGGCCGACAGTCTGCCAGGCGCCGACAGGCGGACCCTCGGGGGTCCGTGGGCCGCACACGGCATGATGTTCCCCGTGGCTGCGGAGACGAGGCGAGCACCCCGCTCGCGCATGACGGGGACCGAACGTCGTGCGCAGCTGCTCGACGTCTCCCGCCGCCTGTTCGCGGAGAAGGGGTTCGACGGGACCAGCATCGAGGAGATCGCGTCGCGCGCGGAGGTCTCCAAGCCGGTCGTGTACGAGCACTTCGGCGGCAAGGAGGGGATCTACGCGGTCGTCGTCGACCGGGAGATCACGGCCCTCACCGGGGCGCTCACGGGCGCCCTGGAGGGCGGCGGCCACCCGAAGGTGCTGGTCGAGCGCACGGCGCTCGCGCTGCTCAGCTACATCGAGGCGTCGGAGGACGGCTTCCGGATCCTCGTGCGCGACTCGCCGGTCGCGCAGGCGACGGGCACGTTCTCGAGCCTCATCGGCGACGTCGCGACGAAGGTCGAGCACCTGCTCGCCGACCAGTTCCGCAGTCAGGGGCTCGACCCGCGCACCGCGCCGATCTACGCGCAGATGCTCGTCGGCATGGTCGCGCTCACGGGCCAGTGGTGGCTCGACGCGCGCCGACCGCGCAAGGCGGAGGTGGCCGCGCACCTCGTGAACCTCGCGTGGAACGGCCTGTCCGGGCTGGAGCGCCGCCCGCAGCTGACCCGGAACACCGAGCCGGTCGCGTGACGACACGCCCGGGTCCCGGTCCGGTTGTGTCGACGTCGAGTAATCTCGCGGTCATGACGCCGGGGACGGCGCCCGACGATCCCGGGGCGCAGGACGAGGTGGACCGGATCGTGCTCGCGTGGGAGCGCGAGCGGCCGGACCTCGACGTGCGCCCGCTGACCGTCCTTTCGCGCGTGAGCCGGCTGGCCCGCCACCTCGACCTCGCGCGGCGCGGGGCGTTCGCGCGGCACGACCTGGAGACGTGGGAGTTCGACGTCCTGTCGGCGCTGCGTCGTGCGGGCGCTCCCTACCGGCTGTCCCCCGGTGCGCTGCTCACGCAGACGCTCGTGACGAGCGGCACGATGACGAACCGCATCGACCGGCTCGTCGAGCACGGGCTGGTCGAGCGCCAGCCGTCGCCGGACGACCGGCGCGGTGTCCTGGTGCAGCTCACCGAGGCGGGCCGGACGCGCGTGGACGCCGCGTTCGCGGACCTGCTCGACGTCGAGCGCGGCCTGCTGGGCGAGCTCGACGAGGCGGACCGGCAGCGGCTCGCGGACCTGCTGCGTGAGGTCGTGGCACCGTTCGACGCGTCGTGAGGGCATGACGGCTCCCCGACGGGCCGTGGACGCATGACGGCGGCTCGGCGGGCCGCCGCGGACGGTGCGCGCGGGCTGCTGCTCGCCGCGGTCCTGCTCTACGCGCTCAACCTGCGCGCCCCCATCACGGCGCTCGCCCCCGTGGTCGACGACGTCCAGGCGGACCTCGGCCTGTCGGCCGCGGGCGTCGGGCTGCTCACGGGCGTCCCGGTCCTGTGCTTCGCGCTCGCGACGCCGCTGGTCGCGATCCTGCTCGCCCGGCAGGGCACGACGCGCGTCGTGACGGCGTCGCTCGTGACGGTGCTGGTGGGGACGGTCCTGCGGTCGGTCGACGGGTTCGGCACCGCGCTCGTCGGGACGGTGCTCATCGGGGTCGCCATCACGGCGGGGAACGTCGCGGTGCCGGTCGTGATCGGGCGGGACTTCCCGTCCGCCGTCCCGCGGGCGACGGGCCTCTACACGGCCGCCCTCAACGCGGGCAGCGTGCTGACCACGACGCTCACCGAGCCGCTCGCGTCGCTCGTCGGGTGGCGGTGGGCGCTCGCGTCGTGGGGCGGGCTGGCCGTCCTCGGGCTGGTCGTGTGGCGGCGTGCGTACGGGCGACGGGCCGACGCGGTCGTGCGCGCGGCGGGTGCCGCCGGGGACGACGAGCCGGCCACCGCGGGGGACGACCCGACCACGGGCGGTGGCGCGGTCCCCGACGCGCTGCGCCGCCCGGTGACGTGGCTGCTCGCGGTCTCGTTCGCCGGCCAGGCGTTCGGGTACTACGCGGTGAGCGCGTGGCTGCCGACGGTGCTGCACGACGGCACGGGCATGGACCCGACCGCGTCGGGCGGTGCCGCGGCGCTGTTCCAGGCCTGTTCGGGATGGTCGGCGGTGTCGCGGTGCCGATCGCGCTGTCGCGGCGCGTGCCGATGCGGGTCGTGTCGCTCGCGATCGCGCTGGGCTGGGTGACGCTCCCGGTGGGCCTGGTGCTGGCGCCGTCGGCGTGGGCGGTGTGGTGCGTCCTCGCGGGCGTCGCACAGGGCGGCAACTTCGCGGTGATCTTCACGGTCGTGGCGCAGACGGCGGGCTCGCAGCGCGCCGCGCGGCGGATGTCGGCGGCGGTGCAGAGCTTCGGCTACGCGTGCGGAGCGGCGGGTCCGAGCGTGCTGGGTGCGGTGCACGCGGCGTCGGGCACCTGGCAGGCACCGCTGGTCGTGGTGCTCGGGTCCGTCCTCACGATGGCGGTCGCGGCGCAGCTCGCGCTGCGCTCGGTCCGCCGACCGGCCTGACGCCCTCGGTCGCCTCGGCCTGCCACTGGGTCAACCGACGATCTGCAGCAGCGGGTCGAGCAGCAGCATCCCGGCCGCACCGGCGGGCAGCGTGACCGCGAGCCAGCGCAGGGTGGCACGCAGCGGTCCGGGTCGGCGGCCCACGGTGAGCAGCAGCGCGACGGCGACGGCGCCGAAGACGAGCGCGTCGACGACGTACCCGAGCCGGACGCCGTAGCCGACGACGGACTCGGTCGCCCACACCCCGACGAGCAGCGCCTCCCCCAGCCCGCGCAGCCGCCCGGTGGCGGTGCGCCACAGGTGGCCCGCGAGGCCGAAGACGGGGCCGCCCACGACGCCGGTCACGATCCACTCGGCGACCGACGTGACGGAGACGCCGAAGCCCCGCAGGTCCGCGGTCACGTAGTACCCGACGACCTGCAGGACGCACGCGAGCAGCCCGGCGAGCACGGCCACGCCCCGGGTGCGCGAGCGCACGCCGACGAGGAACGGGACGACGAGCCACGGTGACACGGCGTTGGCGAGGCCCTGCACGGGTGCGGGCAGCACGGTCTGGAGGAACGACGTGGCGGCGCCCCACGCGAGCCCGGCGAGGGCCCCGAGGGCGACGACCACGAGGGTGGGCGCCGCGCGGCGGGTGGGGTCGGCGGGCAGGACGGCGACGGTGCTGGTCACGGACGTCGACGCTAGGCCGGGAGCGCCGTGGCCGCGTCGCCCTCCGGGTTCGTGCGCGCGTCGCCCGGGTCACCCTGCGGTCGGACCGCACGCGGGAGCGGGTGCGTCCGGAGGCGGACATCCTCTTAGTGAGAATGAGTTTCATCATCTGCTACCGTCCTCGTCGTGACGCACCCGCGTCGCCCCTCGACCAGGAAGGAGCCGGTGCCCCACGCACCGGACGAGCCCATGACGCAGACCCCCACCCGATCGCGCCTGCGCGGCGCGACCCGTGCGGCGGCCGCCGCCCTCCCCCTCGCCCTGCTCGCGGCGTGCGCCGGCACCGCCGGCGACGCGACCCCCGCCGCGACCACGACGACGACCGCGACCGGCTCCCCCGCCGAGGCCGCCACGTACCAGCCGCGCCTCGTCGTCACGTACGACGGCGGCCTGCTCGTCCTCGACGCCGACACGCTCGAGACCGTCGACCGCATCGAGAAGGACGGCTTCCTGCGCGTGAACCCCGCGGGCGACGGCCGGCACGTCATGGTGTCGACCGACGCGGGGTTCCAGGTGCTCGACGCGGGCACCTGGGCCGAGGAGCACGGCGACCACGCGCACTACTGGACCGCGGACCCGGTGCTGACCGACGTCACCTACCCCGCCGAGAAGCCCGGGCACGTCGTCGTGCACGGCGACCGGGTCGCGCTGTTCGACGACGGCACGGGCGAGGTCACCGTGCTCGACGTGCACGACGTCGCGGGCGGCCGGGACGCCGTGACCCGCACGTACACCACGCCGTCGCCGCACCACGGCGTCGCGGTGCTGCGCGGCGACGACGCGCTCGTCGTCTCGGACGGCACCGAGGAGGAGCGCAGCGGCGTGCGCCTGCTCGGCGCGGACGACACCGAGATCGCCGCGACCGACGCGTGCCCGGGCGTGCACGGCGAGGCGGTCGCGGCCGAGGAGGTCGTGGTCGTCGGGTGCCAGGACGGCCTCGTCGTCGTCCGCGACGACACGATCACCAAGGTCGCGAGCCCGGACGCCTACGGGCGCATCGGCAACCAGGCGGGCAGCGAGGAGTCGCCCGTCGTGCTGGGCGACTACAAGTCGGACCCCGACGCGGACCTCGAGCGCCCGACGCGCGTGTCGCTCGTCGACACCCGCACCGCGACGCTGCGCCTGGTCGACCTGCCCGCGTCGTACACGTTCCGGTCGCTGGGCCGCGGTCACGACGGCGAGGCGCTGGTGCTGGGCACCGACGGGTCGCTGCACGTCGTCGACCCCGAGTCGGGCGCCCTCACGCGCTCGCTCCCGCTGATCGACGCCTGGACCGAGCCCGACGAGTGGCAGGAGCCGCGCCCGACGCTGCACGTGCTCGACCGCACGGCGTACGTCACGGACCCGGCGACGAACCGCGTGCTCGCGGTCGACGTCGCGACCGGCGAGGTGTGGCGGTCGGTCGAGCTGGACGTGACGCCGAACGAGCTGACGTCGGCGGCGGGGCGGCACGCGCACTGACGTCGACGGCGGGGCGGCACGTGCGCCGACCGTGACTCTCCCGGCGCCCGCGCGGTGGGGTGACCCGCGCGGGCGCCGGTGAGTCAGGCGGGGAGCGTGACCGGACGCGGCGACGCGGTCACGGCGGTGGGACCCGAGGGCTGCGGCGGTGTCCGGTAGCCCTTGACGATCAGGTAGACGGCGAGGCTCATCTCCCACGCCGTCACGGGGATCGCGGCCGCCATGGCGACGGGCGAGACCTGCTCGTAGAACCCGAGGAGCACGAGCGTCGACGACGCGAGCACGAGAGGCCCGCCGACGAGGCCGAGCACCGTGATGGCGCGCGGGACGAGGTG
The sequence above is a segment of the Cellulomonas fimi genome. Coding sequences within it:
- a CDS encoding ribose-phosphate diphosphokinase; amino-acid sequence: MTGIVSNDGEKRLVLVSGRAHTELASDVAEHLGIELVPTTAYDFANGEIYTRFGESVRGSDAFVLQSHARPINQWIMEQLLMVDALKRASAKTITVVAPFYGYARQDKKHRGREPISARLLADLFKTAGADRLMSVDLHTAQIQGFFDGPVDHLWAMPTLIDYVRTRVDTSNVTVVSPDAGRIRVAEQWAAKLGGAPLAFVHKTRDIRSPNKTVANRVVGEVEGRSCVLVDDLIDTGGTIAGAARVLLDAGAKDVIVAATHGVLSHPAAERLQESGAREVIVTDTLPIEDETRFEKLTVLSIAPLIARAIREVFDDGSVTSLFDGNA
- a CDS encoding TetR/AcrR family transcriptional regulator; this translates as MTGTERRAQLLDVSRRLFAEKGFDGTSIEEIASRAEVSKPVVYEHFGGKEGIYAVVVDREITALTGALTGALEGGGHPKVLVERTALALLSYIEASEDGFRILVRDSPVAQATGTFSSLIGDVATKVEHLLADQFRSQGLDPRTAPIYAQMLVGMVALTGQWWLDARRPRKAEVAAHLVNLAWNGLSGLERRPQLTRNTEPVA
- a CDS encoding DUF6518 family protein; translation: MTSTVAVLPADPTRRAAPTLVVVALGALAGLAWGAATSFLQTVLPAPVQGLANAVSPWLVVPFLVGVRSRTRGVAVLAGLLACVLQVVGYYVTADLRGFGVSVTSVAEWIVTGVVGGPVFGLAGHLWRTATGRLRGLGEALLVGVWATESVVGYGVRLGYVVDALVFGAVAVALLLTVGRRPGPLRATLRWLAVTLPAGAAGMLLLDPLLQIVG
- a CDS encoding MarR family winged helix-turn-helix transcriptional regulator, which encodes MTPGTAPDDPGAQDEVDRIVLAWERERPDLDVRPLTVLSRVSRLARHLDLARRGAFARHDLETWEFDVLSALRRAGAPYRLSPGALLTQTLVTSGTMTNRIDRLVEHGLVERQPSPDDRRGVLVQLTEAGRTRVDAAFADLLDVERGLLGELDEADRQRLADLLREVVAPFDAS
- a CDS encoding CynX/NimT family MFS transporter produces the protein MTAARRAAADGARGLLLAAVLLYALNLRAPITALAPVVDDVQADLGLSAAGVGLLTGVPVLCFALATPLVAILLARQGTTRVVTASLVTVLVGTVLRSVDGFGTALVGTVLIGVAITAGNVAVPVVIGRDFPSAVPRATGLYTAALNAGSVLTTTLTEPLASLVGWRWALASWGGLAVLGLVVWRRAYGRRADAVVRAAGAAGDDEPATAGDDPTTGGGAVPDALRRPVTWLLAVSFAGQAFGYYAVSAWLPTVLHDGTGMDPTASGGAAALFQACSGWSAVSRCRSRCRGACRCGSCRSRSRWAG
- the pth gene encoding aminoacyl-tRNA hydrolase, coding for MTDGPWLVVGLGNPGPQYAGNRHNVGQMVLDELARRTGASFGGKGGGVLSRRPQAAVAEARLGTLPGGVPGPRVILAKPTTYMNVSGGPVAALAKYYDVPAERVVVVHDELDIPFADVRLKRGGGEGGHNGLRDTSKALGTKDYVRVRVGVGRPPGRMDPADFVLRDFAKPELKDLPWLLDAAADAVEAVVVEGLEKAQLRFHTKA
- the glmU gene encoding bifunctional UDP-N-acetylglucosamine diphosphorylase/glucosamine-1-phosphate N-acetyltransferase GlmU, which gives rise to MTFPRPAAVVVLAAGEGTRMRSATPKVLHTLAGRSMLGHALATARALDPGRVVVVVRHGREAVAAHVAEVDPQALLADQDDIPGTGRAVQVAMTALDAAAQAQAAGASGHGVGVPGSAAGVLLDGAVVVVAGDVPLLDAGTLGELLAAHHADGNAVTVLTTEVDDPTGYGRILREPGTGDVLGIVEQKDADDEQRAITEINSSIYVFDAAVLRGALGRLGRDNAQGEVYLTDVLAIAREAGGHVRALRTDDPVVVEGVNDRVQLARLRAELNRRILEDWMRDGVTVVDPATTWVDVDVELERDVTLLPGTQLHGATVVREGATVGPDTTLTSVEVGPRATVSRTHGELAVIGEGASVGPFAYLRPGTVLGTDGKIGTFVETKNAQIGTGSKVPHLSYVGDATIGEHTNIGAASVTVNYDGVNKHHTTIGSHARTGADNMFVAPVTIGDGAYTGAGSVIRRDVPPGALGVSAGAQRNIEGWVARARAGTAAADAAARAGGGAADELSPQARAERERAAQAASGPRRTPPPDLPDQPTPLADPAGPTTEESAR
- the aztD gene encoding zinc metallochaperone AztD, translated to MTQTPTRSRLRGATRAAAAALPLALLAACAGTAGDATPAATTTTTATGSPAEAATYQPRLVVTYDGGLLVLDADTLETVDRIEKDGFLRVNPAGDGRHVMVSTDAGFQVLDAGTWAEEHGDHAHYWTADPVLTDVTYPAEKPGHVVVHGDRVALFDDGTGEVTVLDVHDVAGGRDAVTRTYTTPSPHHGVAVLRGDDALVVSDGTEEERSGVRLLGADDTEIAATDACPGVHGEAVAAEEVVVVGCQDGLVVVRDDTITKVASPDAYGRIGNQAGSEESPVVLGDYKSDPDADLERPTRVSLVDTRTATLRLVDLPASYTFRSLGRGHDGEALVLGTDGSLHVVDPESGALTRSLPLIDAWTEPDEWQEPRPTLHVLDRTAYVTDPATNRVLAVDVATGEVWRSVELDVTPNELTSAAGRHAH